The genomic interval tcttcggggaacgcgtcgtcctcacctactcctcttaggagaaattaccttttgccagactggtcctctagaccgtctagacttttgctcaacgcccgAGATTTTAGGACTTCATGCTAAACATCCGCTCCATGATCTGTCTAGACTTCCACCTAGTCTGCGACTCAGGATTTTCacttagagtcctcgactctaggatttcacccaaagtcctcgacccgtcaagacttcgCCCAGTCTCTCGGACCAAGACTTCGTtacctaaccatagctaggactttccataatcTAGATTAccactcctaggacctagggttacctcccatagaattttctatctgcctagaatctattaagatttttacctaagaacacttaaaattttcttgtaagttaaatcatatttattagataataaaataatttaactttaaactttcatcattattaaaatataaatttaattatctgatacttttatattaataaaataataattttatggaAAGATGTGCTATAATTTATTGAACACTCAAAAAGGTGcgctatattttaaaatttattaaaggacGTATTCGTTTTCTAACGCACCCATCTACCAAACCTGTTTTGCTCGATTGTTACTACCAATTGATAGTCAATTGGATGTGAGTCAACTAGTTATCCAGAGTACTCAGCCAACCAGTATCATTTTTAAAGACTTTCTTCTTATTTGTCCCGGGCAGATGAGATGATAATCACAGATAGACAGTGGTGGATtcagataaaaaaaatagaagagggtatttaaagaaggaaattgaaatttgtttttttttctcgttGTCCCTTAGACTGTAATATACTGGTAGAATTTTTTCGGAGCAAGGGGGTGCTCAAGCACACCCCGCTCTCCCCTAGATCCGCCACTGCAGATAGAATAACTAAATCATGTAAGAGTTGAATTCcgagaaaatcatgttatcatacCCTCCCGTGAGAATCATTTatagtttcttgattttttttctctttcaataGTCTAAGGCAATCGTGGTGGGAGCCCGATGGATGACAAATTTCACCTTTGATCGTTATAAATAATTCTCGATTTATTTTGATGAACAGTGAAAATTTTTCATAGGATTAAATTGATCGTCCTAAAATTAATCGGCATAAATTTGATATCAATGTAATGCCAActaacaaaaattaaaagggtaACATGCTTCTATAATACGGGACCAGATCCTCTGGTCTCCTTGTCCTGGTCCGCTCCCGAACCAGGATAAGGAGATTGGTGGGAGATAATGGCCCCGCCTCCTACCAATATAAAGACTGGACTATATATATGAATTGGTCCAACCTTTATGGATCAGATAATAcataagaataaaaaatttctaatactTTTCTTTGTTTAAATTTTTCCATTTACAAAAATTATCTTTAGGTTGTAGCATGGTAGAATCatcggattttttttttattaaacttggCCAAGTCTTTCATGAGCATCTTTTTCCATCTAATATTTTTCATTCTTAAATGATATTTTCTCTCTATTTCTCTAGCTAACTATTAATCTGGGGCATCAGCAAGTCTTGCATATTTTATGATAAAACATTAAAACTAAAAGGTCGGTGAAGAAACGGAAAGAAAATCATTTAGCAAGTGTAAAATAAGAAcattaaatgaaaaaaatgttGGCATAAAAGACTTAACAAAGTTTAGTTACTAGGCTAAAACTTAGAAAGATATAAATAAAGAGAATTGTAAATATTGTAAAATGGGACAAATAAGCAGACGAAAGAACCTTAATTTTCTATCCTTAGTTAGAACATCCATAATGATTGAGagtatttttttctaaatatttatggTCTCCACTTTTACGTTACTtttcaaatattctattattcaaatattttaaatctcacAATGAAACATCTCACCATCTAAATATTTATGGGTCTCACCCATCAAATATCTCACTTCtcaaatatactcaatttaacaATCAAATATTTCACTAATCAAATATTTATCGGTTCATGACCATTTTATTAACTtacataaaattttatatttaaataaaattaatatatatttttaatatatttcgtctatcatttattcataaatattttttaggcaattattcaatataattattttaatattaatattttatttaaataaaaaaatataacatcgGGCGTacacattttaaaaaaaactacaaCATATGAGTTCAAATATTtcacaaaatcaaaattgaataactaaatatttcatatataataaattagttattTACTCATCATGATGACATGTTTCTTAGATGTATTCAACCAAATCATGACGAAATTGATGATGCACCTGAATATCACGTAACTTGGAATTTCTTcgaatgtatttagcaaattcaCTGGTTGAGCTATGATTCGTTGTGATAGTATCTTATTCTTCGCGATACCAAATCGATATTGCATGACCTTTATCCTCCAAAATCATGTTGTGTAAAATAATACATGTATACATGATTTCTTTGCATTTATCCAGAAACTAATGTCGCCTTATACCTCTTATAATTGCCCAATGAGCTTGGAGTACCCCAAATGCTTGCTCGACATCTTTTCTTTCAGCCTCTTGTCTTTtcttaaatttcattcttttcggaTCATGAGGGCAGGAAAAACTCTTGATGAAAGTGACTCAttctagatatatatatatatatatatatcatttgttAGGTAGTACCCTTTTGTATATTGTGTATCGTTCACAATAAAATTAACTTCCAGTGCATTTCCTTTCAAGACGTCATTAAAATTAGGTAATTCATTAAGCACATTGATGTCATTACGAGAACCAACAACTCCAAAAAATGCATGTCATATCCACAAATCGACAGATGCGACTGCCTCAAGCACAATTGTTGGATAGTCATGATTGCCTCGTGTGTTGTCCGGTTGCGTTGGATGCCATATCCACGCAACCGGACAATTTTTTAAGGCTCAATATATGCAATCAAGACTTTCTAACATCCCAGGGAAACCATGTTTTTGTTCATGCATTTCAAGCAAACGAGTGATATCAGTTGCATTGGATTTTCTTAAGTACTCACCTTCGTATATTTGTATCACGCATTGGCAAAAGTTGGACAAGTATTCGAGGGCAGTTATTTCACCCATTCGCAAGTACTCGTCAAATTGGTCGGCGGAACCTCCATAAGCCAGTTGACGGATAGCCGTTGTGCATTTTTGAAGTGGTGACAGACCTTTTCTCCTTAATGCATCTTTCCTCCATTTAAAAAATCCACTAGGATGATTTTCCAAATCAGTGACTATACGCAAAAATAACTCTTTTCTCATTCGGAATCGTCTTCAGAACATATCATCAGTATACACTGGCTCAACACAAAAATAATCATTGACAAGTTGAGTATATCCAACTACACGACCTCTGttaattgttcttcttctttgtgTACTCCCATGATAATCTTACATGAATTCAACCACTCTAAATTAATTGTGCACTACCATCATGAATAACGCTTCATCGGGATCAGATATTGTAGGGCTCGTTGTGTCTTCGGGAACATTATGACGAACTTAAGAACTTTCTTCACTAGAATTTTCGTCAATAATTGAAGAGTTGAACAAATCCCTAAAATAATGACCATAATTTTTATCCATTTCTCTCTAAATTTTTGGTAGACAATGAGTATGGAAGTGatgaaaatagataaaaaaaaaggaTGCATATATAGGAAGAAATTGAACATTACCCACGTTTGAAAAAATGAACGTTTCTTTTTAACATTTATTTTTTTGAATGTTATATTTGTTTttcgttttttaattttttgatttaattaaatttaaaaaactaaaaacaatgacaACCCATCATTTTGGTCGGCTCAtaagattaatttaaattaaaataaaattaaaaaaatcaaaaataatgaCAACCTATCATTTTGGCAGGTCCCACAAGAAGGAATCATGCACAAAGGTGATTTTCAATCATCCCTTAAATATTTCCacaatgaaaaatatttaagaGAGAGGATATTTGAAGAAATATCCCTTCAAATATTCTCTTGAAGGGGTCCTTATAGACTATTAGTCCACTGGAATAGTCTGAAAAGCTTAATCGGAAAGAGACTCACGTAGTGTTTTCTAGTTTCCACAAATCAATCAAAACACTGCTGTCTTTATTGGCTAATAAAAAGAGTCAAAATCCAAACTTTCTTGGCTTTTACTTCACAAGTCGTTGCCCATTGCACACGCTACTAGTGACGAAATAAACACGGCTACAATGGCCACAAGCTTTCCTCCACATCATGCCATTAGACTTGAGTCATGAATATTGATTGGTCCAACTTGGTTGGAAGAAATACTAAATGCTTGAAACAGACAATCTCTGGGTAGTGTATATTAACAAAGGTACAGACCACTCTCCTGCCATAAACTTGCAACCATAATCTAGTAACCATGGCTAAAAGGAACGTCCATTTTCTCTTCCTGATGTTGTCTTTACTAGGCATTCACCTCCAAGAAATCAATCTCTGCAATGGAGCTCTAAACTCAAGCTGCAACCCTGTTGAGAGAAGTGCTCTGGTGGAGTTCAAACAAGGCCTCGAAGATGCTACTAACAGGTTGTCTTCTTGGATGGGTCAAGACTGCTGCAGGTGGGAAGGTGTGGCATGCAGCAATCGCACCGGGCATGTGATAAAGCTTGACCTTCGCAATCCACACCCTTTTTCTGATGTTGATTATCTTCCATACAACGAGTGGAGTTTAGGAGGTGAGTTGAATCCTTCTTTACTGGGTTTGAAGTATCTTAAGTACCTTGACCTgagcatgaactattttggaggAGCTGATATTCCAAAATTTATGGGATCATTTTATCATCTTCGATATCTTAACCTCTCCAGAGCTGGATTGGGTGGACTCCTCCCTCATCAATTTGGTAATCTCTCCAACCTGCAGTATCTTGATTTGTATAATGACTTGGAACCGTATTTCGGAGCTCAAGTTCGTGAATTTAGAATTGATGATGCAATCTGGATTTCTGGGCTTTCTTCTCTGAGGCAACTAAATATGGAGAATGTTAATCTTCAGAATGTTAGTAATTGGCTCCGAGCTCTCAATACTCTTCCTTCCATCGAAGAGATCCATTTATCTTCATGTGGTATTGAACACGTCCAACTCTCCCTCCCACATGTAAACTTCACCTCACTTGCTTTGCTTGATTTGTCTTATAATTCTATTGGCTCTTCAATACCCACTTGGTTATTCAATATAAGTGGCCTTCAATATCTTGACCTTAGTCATAACAACTTTACTGGTCCTATTCCATCCCTCTTTGGAAACTTAGTTTCTCTCAGCGACCTAAATTTAGCTGAAAACTATTATATAAAAGGGGGGATACCTATTTCATTGAGGAATCTATGCAAGCTGCAAAGTTTAAAACTGTGGGGCATCAATATCAGCATGGATTTGTCAGAGCTcaatgttatattttcaggttgcaTCAAAATAAGTTTAGAGATTCTTGAACTGCCTGACGCTGGACTTACTGGTCAGTTACCTGAATGGCTAGGGGAACTCAAAAGGCTTAGAGTTCTCGTACTATCTCATAATAGAATTTCTGGCTCTATTCCTGCATGGCTCGGACAACTAGTTTCACTGGAAGTACTCTATTTAAATAACAATCAACTTAATGGGACTATACCAAAAAGTGTAGGGTGCTTATCAGAGCTAGTTCATTTGGGCTTGACCAGCAATTTTTTAGTCGGTGAAATGTCAGAAGCACATTTTGCCAATTTGACAAAGTTGAAATATTTGAGCTTGGCATTAAACTCCTTGGCTCTAAAGTTTGAGCGTAATtggcttcctccttttcatcttgAGTACATTGTTATGGGCTCTTGCATCTTGGGTCCCGATTTTCCAGGATGGCTTCAGAAGCAGGAAAATATGACATTCCTTATGATGGCAAATGTTAGTATCGTCGATGATATGCCAGACTGGTTTTGGAGCTTGATTTCTGGAGCACATTATGTGGATATCTCTAGCAACCAAATCAGTGGCAGACTACCTAATTTAGTGCATTTAAACCAGGTAAGTAAACTTGATATAAGTTCTAACAACTTCAGTGGCCTTCTTCCATATTTTCCTCAAGGTTTGTATGTACTAGACGTCCACGACAATTCATTCTCAGGGCCAATTCTCCCTGAAATCATCATGGGTATGCCAAATCTCATCTTCTTATCGCTCTCCAAGAATAATTTAATTGGTACTATTCCCTCGTCTTTGTGCCACCTTCAAGGGATGACCACCCTTGATCTTTCAGATAATCTCTTGTCAGGAAAATTGCCTGATTGTTGGAATAGCTCTTCAGAACTTAATGTGTTAGATTTTTCAATAAACAATATTTCGGGAGGAATTCCTAAATCAATATGTTCACCTCCATCACTTTATTCATTGAATCTGAACAATAACAATCTATCTGGAGAGTTACCTCTGTCTTTAAAATATTGTCAACAACTAGTCATTCTTGATGTGGAATATAATGAGCTCAGAGGTGAAATACCAAGATGGATGGGAGGAAGTCTTGCCTTCCTTATGACTCTCAAATTGAGATCCAATAAATTGGTTGGAAATATTCCTCCCAATCTTTCATTACTAAGATATCTCCAAGTCCTTGACCTTGCAGAAAATGAGTTCTCAGGCACCATTCCGCGAAGCTTTGGAAACTTCAATGGCATGAAAGTCGTTAGAAATACAACTGAATTGCCCACGGATTTATTTGCAAGTACTTATACGCAGATTATGCCATTTTCAACTAAAGGGAATATTCGAGAGTACGAAGATCTATCTTCGCTGAATATAATTGATCTTTCAAATAATAACCTGATTGGTAGAATTCCTACTGAACTAATGAACCTATCAAAATTGTTCAGTTTGGATTTATCTGGAAATCATTTAACAGGAGAAATTCCTGAAAACATTAGTGCATTACAACAATTGGAGTCTCTAGACTTGTCCAGAAATAATTTATCTGGAGGAATTCCTTCTAGTATGGCCAATATGTCATCCTTGGAGTTTTTAAATTTGTCCTATAACAATTTATCAGGCAGAATTCCAATCGGTGGTCAACTTCTAACGTTCAGTGATCCATTAGTCTACATTGGAAATCTTTATCTATGTGGGTTCCCTGTAAATCGAAGTTGCAAGGACAGTGAGACAACACAAACTCCAAATCGCATAGATGAC from Zingiber officinale cultivar Zhangliang chromosome 6B, Zo_v1.1, whole genome shotgun sequence carries:
- the LOC121989328 gene encoding receptor-like protein EIX1, with translation MAKRNVHFLFLMLSLLGIHLQEINLCNGALNSSCNPVERSALVEFKQGLEDATNRLSSWMGQDCCRWEGVACSNRTGHVIKLDLRNPHPFSDVDYLPYNEWSLGGELNPSLLGLKYLKYLDLSMNYFGGADIPKFMGSFYHLRYLNLSRAGLGGLLPHQFGNLSNLQYLDLYNDLEPYFGAQVREFRIDDAIWISGLSSLRQLNMENVNLQNVSNWLRALNTLPSIEEIHLSSCGIEHVQLSLPHVNFTSLALLDLSYNSIGSSIPTWLFNISGLQYLDLSHNNFTGPIPSLFGNLVSLSDLNLAENYYIKGGIPISLRNLCKLQSLKLWGINISMDLSELNVIFSGCIKISLEILELPDAGLTGQLPEWLGELKRLRVLVLSHNRISGSIPAWLGQLVSLEVLYLNNNQLNGTIPKSVGCLSELVHLGLTSNFLVGEMSEAHFANLTKLKYLSLALNSLALKFERNWLPPFHLEYIVMGSCILGPDFPGWLQKQENMTFLMMANVSIVDDMPDWFWSLISGAHYVDISSNQISGRLPNLVHLNQVSKLDISSNNFSGLLPYFPQGLYVLDVHDNSFSGPILPEIIMGMPNLIFLSLSKNNLIGTIPSSLCHLQGMTTLDLSDNLLSGKLPDCWNSSSELNVLDFSINNISGGIPKSICSPPSLYSLNLNNNNLSGELPLSLKYCQQLVILDVEYNELRGEIPRWMGGSLAFLMTLKLRSNKLVGNIPPNLSLLRYLQVLDLAENEFSGTIPRSFGNFNGMKVVRNTTELPTDLFASTYTQIMPFSTKGNIREYEDLSSLNIIDLSNNNLIGRIPTELMNLSKLFSLDLSGNHLTGEIPENISALQQLESLDLSRNNLSGGIPSSMANMSSLEFLNLSYNNLSGRIPIGGQLLTFSDPLVYIGNLYLCGFPVNRSCKDSETTQTPNRIDDKNENEMIWLYTSFALGFLTGFWIIWGALLLKKNWKICYFRFIDNTYDKVYVWIMLKLPRMSNILLYL